From the genome of Rattus rattus isolate New Zealand chromosome 6, Rrattus_CSIRO_v1, whole genome shotgun sequence:
AGTCTCTCTGGCACCACTAGCTGCTCACCCTGAGGTCCGGCTGGGTACTGGGGGGCCTCAAGGCCCTTACTCTGATGATACAATTTTCCCCTCCCAATATCCCAGCCCCAGGACTCGCTGTTGCTGCCCAAAAGCGCCGCATAGTGGTCAGCCTGCAGCGGGGCGAGGGCGGTGGCCACGCCCACCACGGCGTGTGTTCCCCTTTGCTCCAGGGGCCAGCTGATCTCCCAGGCATGCAGGCCTCTCGAATAGCCCCTCTTCCCCCGGACTCCATCAGTGCTCTGGGCCACAGGGCGCCGCTCAAAGCACAGTCCCCCTTCCTTGACATCGATGTTCTCGGAGCAATCCTTGGGGTTCCAGCCGTGGTGTCGTTGGGCCCCTAGGTCAGGAGGGGGTGCGGACAGGAGCTCCTCCAAGCCCTCGGGAGGAGATAAGTCAGAGTACAGAGCGTGCGAGCTAGgggtgctgctgctgcccctTGCCAGGGCCGTCTGGCCCATGAGGTGAGCAGCTGAAGAACTTCTCAAAACAGGCTTGTTGGGGCGTCTGTCTTTTGAAAGTTGAGCTCCGGATCGTCCCCTGGAGTGGCGTGGAGAAAGAAAGGACTGTTAGGCGTAGCATCTTTCCCTGAGGCTCCCATCCGTTCACCCGTGTATGCGAACCAGCCTCGTCTTCCCTTGGTCCCCCAACCCGCCCAGGCCCATCACTTTCACCCCATCTGCGTCGCGCCTTTCCCCCCAAGTTTTTCACGACTTTTCTCCCTCAGACCTTACCGTGGACCGTCCCCTTGAGGTCTCTAAGGCCCGGCCCCTATCCCGCACCTCACTGGGCTCCCCCTACCCCTCAGAGACCTCAGTGGAAGCACAGATAGGGAAGGGTGGAAGCGCCCCTGACCAGCAACCGCTTCCGGCTCCAGCGGGGCCGCAGGACGCCCGCCTGCGCTCCGCCCCTGGGCTCTGGAGACGATTAACCCTATCGTCACCTCCCGGACCACGCCCGCCACATCATTTCCCGTCCTGGGAACCCACCGTCTGCAAAGAATTCAGGCAAGGAGTGTGTGATGACTTCAAATGTGGACAAGCGCTCATGCTTTGTGGGGCACACTCTGGGTGGGTAATCTCTTGTCCCTCCCAGGACTCCCAGCAGTTTATTTTTCCGAAGCCACCTGACAGCTGCGTGCcccgccctccccccatcccAGCCTAGAATTAACCCTTTGATGACGTCACCGCCTTGGATTCTGCGTGTGTGGAGCCTTCTCCACTGGAGACCTTTGCGCTGCCTGAGCAAGTCGATCCTGAGATTAGGAAAAGGCCTTCACACCCTTCCTGACCTACTGCTCCCGTTCAGGAGAACATAGGGATTGAGATTGTTCCCTGCCTGTCTCCCTATGTGGCTGAAGGGGTAACCattcatcctcctgcttcagcctcctgagtaatgGGACTACTAGGGGCACGTTGTCTAGAGGATGTGTGCTTTGAGGGTTAGTTCTGAGTGAAGTTAGACTACTATCTGCGTTATCATGGAGAGATTGTCATTGAAGTTTGACCTCCTTGGATGTCTACTGATAACagtttaaaaatcacataatgCTACCAGTAagttaaactgtgtgtgtgtgtgtgtgtgtgtgtgtgtgtgtgtgtgtgtgagagtgtgtgtgtgagagagagagagagagagagagagagagagagaggtggggagagcagagagggcctagaactccctctgtagactaggttgaaCTCACActgatcagcctgcctctgcctcctgagtgttggcattaaaggtgtgtaccctgTGCCCAGCCTAATTTTAACGTTGTTGCTGTAGTTATTGTTGTTTGGATGGGTTTCAAATGGTCTCTTGTAGCCCATCCTAGGACAGAAATGGCTCTGTAGGCaagagctggccttgaattcctgttcctcTTAGCTCTACtttcaaatgctaggattataaagATATGAGTCACACCCAgctaattttaactttttaaaatcctGATGCGAGCCTGCTGCAAGGGCTCGgcagtaagagcactggctgctcttgtggaggCCCCAGTTCAGGTTCTCTCAGCCACATGGAAGCTCGAAGACGTCCGTGAGTTCCAGTCCCGGGGGTGTTAACGATTTCTTCCGAACTCCACACGAATGTGATGGCATGGATACACTGTGCGTGTCTAGTCTTGCGTCAACTTGACCCACAAACTAGAGTTCTTAGAGCCgcctgaaaggaaggaaggaaccttaattgagaaaatgccaccataaggtctggctgtaaggcattttcttggtggggggtgggggtagctcattgtgggtggtgccatctctgggcaggtggtcctgagttctataagaaagcaggccgaccctgggttcggtccccagctccgaagaaaagaaaagcaggctgagcgagccatgGTTGTAACTATCAGCCTTAGTTCAGTAAGCCAGcttttcttcctgattttttatttccccttttggttggttttcaagataggatttctctgtgtagccctggctgtcctgaaacttgctctgtagaccaggctggcctcgaactcagagatccgcatccacttcctccttcctctgccttccaagtgctggaccCAGCTTCCACCAGATTATTTGCTTGGGTGACAAATGGAGTGGTCGGACTGCCTCCAGATGGGTCGGTCCTGTTGTAGGGAGACAAGGAACCTTAGAGTGATACAATctaactgaaaaacaaaacaaaaaaacaaagcacatcTAGCCTTCtaagccacacagagaaagcatgCACCGGGCTCAGTGGAACACAGTTCAGTTTCCAGGTAGCCACACTCTGCCCTATTTAACCAGGCCTTTGTTGAGTTCACGTCTGTTATAAAACGAAACCTTTTATTCTCAGAATAGATTTTCCCCGTTTTTACAGACTTATACGGAAGATTCCTTTAGCTTCAGCCTTGCAGAAACTAAAGCGCTAGTAAAATGGGGTGGTGTGGAGGGAGACTCAACACCTgctgagagaattttttttttctttttcttttttttcgaagctggggaccgaacccagggccttgcgcttgctaggcaagcgctctaccactgagctaaatccccaaccctgagagaATTCTTTATGGGACAGAGAAGCGTCACCAGTGACATTTCAGCAATAGGGTTGCCTAAACAAGGCCGGAAGAATGACAACACCAAGGCCCcgcccctagatgaagagctgagagatggctgctgagggagaaTCTGCATTCCTCAGGGATGAGCTCTCTTACTTGggctccccaaccccaagtggtcagtcctaaGAACATATACATTGGAGCCACACTGAATGAACTCTGCATGTTACATTTATACGTTTATATAATAACAATTGAGAACAAGTAGTATTACGTAATATGTAAAGCAACCCAGAAAGGATCAAATCCAAAAAGGAAGCTTATTTTCCAAACTCACCAATAAGGAGGAAATGGCAACTGGGCTGAGGTTGAGAAACCTGGATTACTGGTCGCCCGTAGGCCCCGCCCCCACACCCTTGCTGCTAGTCCCGTAACCAAGGCAACGACACTGGCAGGCTGGGGATGGGGAAGCTGACTCATGCAGTCTGACGGTCACGCGTGGGCCCAGAGTGTGCGCTGCAGCAGCCTGGAGGTCTCGCACGCCCCACTGCGACTATGTGTGTGCTGAATCCTCATCCTAGTGGTTCGCCACTGCGGGCCTTCCCCTTGCAGCTTGTGCTTCGGGCGTTAACACTAAGGTCTGGAATGTTCCACCAGAGGAAACCTGGATCTAAAACTGGGAtagggggaggtggggtggggcctGAAAGCCTATGGTTAAGGGGCAGCTCTAGGTCGAGCTAAGGAAGGTCTTTTGGAGAAAAGCTGACCAAGGAAAGCCAGAGGGGTAAGAAAGAGTAACAATAAGCCTGGTGTGGTGACACGCGCCTGTAATTTTAGCTATTTAGATGGCCAGGAGGATGATGGGGAGCTTGAAGACAGCCCAGGCTATATACTAAGACCCTagctaaaaacaaaagagaatccTACTGAAGAGATTTTATTTACTGCAAGCCAGAGAAAGCTTGGATGTAGGGAGAACGGAATCTGGACCCAGAAtggtagaagggagggggagttAGGAGAACCACTTAGCTGGGACTTGACTTACcccagtttgtttttaagactccGTTGTGGTTGCCCTGATAAAATGTTCCCTAGCTCTTCCTCTGCGGATCTTGAATTAAGGACTTTCCCCAGGcaatgttttgttgttattgttgtttttgttttgtttttgcaccGAGGTCTGAAGTAGGAAACAGCTCAGTTTGTGTTACTAAACCTGCCactgtggggggggtggggaggagtaggggggtggcaggggagggggggcacACGACTCAGGAAAAGGTCCAGAGACGCCACCTTCCTTGAGAATTTATAGTCAGTTAATGCTGGGGAAGGACAAAGGTTTCTTCTGTCATGTAGACACTGGTAAACTGCAAATGCCCCTTTAAATAATTTCTCATGCTTACTCCTATGAAGTAATTGTAAGAAAACTCATTAGATCAACAACCACCCAAATTCTGAAGGATAAAGGAACACAGCCGTTACAATAGCCACGCCCTCTTAAGCTCCGCCACCTCCACCAAGATTAGTCACCAAAAATCTTAATTTACCTAATAAAATACTTTGTAATAACTTTGCACTGGAGAGTCAGAGGCAAGGAGACCAAGATCCAATACAGCCTGAGGTCTCGGTCTCGACACAGTAATTGACCGAaagcctcattttttttcttctgtccttggcAGTCTTTGCAGCCTGTTTCCTTCTGATGAATCCTGGTGGGGCGAGGGTATTTTCCAGGCATGCTGTTGCGTCGTGACTGTCGTGAACATCCGTCAGTGATTCtccaaaaagacagaaagcatttTGTTAGTAAGAGCAAATCCAAATGGAAGGGAGGCTTTTTCAAGGATTACTCTTTAAAAGCATGTtgtaaagatggctcagtggctaagagcactggctgctcttccagagaatcagggtttggttcccagcttccATATGGCAGCTCAGagccatctgtaacaccagtcccagggaatctaatgccttcctctggcctcaagGGGCACTAGGCACATGtatagtacacagacataaatgcaggcaaaacactcatagtgggttttgcttttgtttttacttttttcatatttattgtcTATACAGCatcctgcctgcatgtatgcttgcaggccagcagagggcaccagatctcattgtggatggttatgaaccaccatgtgatggctgggaattgaactcagaacctctggaagagcaggcagtgtgacagtgctcttaacctctgagtcatttctcctgcCCCAACTCATACACGTTTGAAAaagtaaacaatattttaacCACATTAAAAAGCCCACTGTGGTGCAGATTTGTCTCCCAGAAGAATAGAAGGTAAGTCTGGCCTACAGCTGGCaatctagtgagaccctgtctcaaaacaagagcaAAGAGAAGTGTTGTGGTATTCACATTTAATTctaggactcaggagacagaggaaagtaGATATCTGTgcatttgagactagcctggacaatatagcaaattccaggacagccaagactatacagtgaaaccctgggaagggagagacagagagacagacagagctcaCACAcatgtagctcactggtagagcataCTCGCCTAGTATGTTCAAGGCTCAAATTCAGTCTCTAGTTGTCATGTGAcagacttttcctgggaagacGCAACACACGTATCTACTCACCCCAGTTAGGGAacccacaacagaccaaagtataaATACCATCAAAGTTCAATttagtgaaccaatgagttttattgtaGTTATTTAAGAGGAGTATGGGTGAGGGGATACTTACAGgaagagaaatgactcaaagacaactATATCACCAAAGTCTACCCCAGTAtggatgacagctcacaaaagctgggaaacCTGAGCACACTGGACAGCCTGCCGACCGTTCATTCTGTTGGTAAGTGTTCTTTCCAGGTACCTTAGTTGGTCTAAAACTCTTCAGGCGGCCCTCTGtctcagaatctttttttttttttttttttggttttttttttttggggcttggggtcgaacccagggcctttcgcttcccagggaagcgctctaaccactgagctaaaccctaACCCCTCAGAATCTTCTTTTTACCTCACCTTTATCTTTACTGTCATCTGAAAGTAACACTTAGCTTTTACAGTTTACTCTAGcaggcctagtgaatctggtcagttttagggacttcctgaagctatttagAGTTGTTTACATTCTTGCCCAATGAGTTTCCTTGCTAAATGAAATGTTTCAATCTCATAAGAAACTGTTACAAAACactcctcaaaaagaaaaaagtgtagtGTCAGGATATTTGAAGTTTCTAGTTAGGGTGTGGCTTAGCcctcagcacacacctttaatccttcaggctggaatacagacacacccttagcacATACCTGCCTAAAACCACTAAAAATGTTTGTAGGGAGATGATGGAATATCAGAGTAATTTAAGGAAGAATCGAAACAAAGACACCATACATTACTTGCAGGGGAGTaatacaggcctttaatcccagcacttgagtgcCAGAGGTGGGTAAATCTTAGCGTTGGAGGCCGGGCTGGTCAGAAAAAGTTCTAGCatgaccagggctacacagagaaacattgtctcaaaaaaataaatagggtGTGTGTGAGGAAGGGCAGAGGCTAGCAGGGCTCGTTTTGTGGGAGTGGCTGAGAGATTGTTCCACAATTAAGAGAGCTTGTTTCATAAtcatgaggactagagttcagatcccatgtgttgttctggaactcaggtCCAAcatagaatgaatgttttctttgatcattaacTTGTCCCAAGCCTTTTTTTATTGCTTGCACAATCAAACTCTTGTAATGAATGAAAGCTCACTGTACTCCTTCCCAAACCTATGCAGCCCTTGCCACTCTGTGAGGAAGGAGCACACTCTGTTCTTGATTCTGACTTTAAGCTAACTTTAAACTATCAATACCCTAACtttccaaaattatttaaatcaaagtAACATCCTAAAACTCCTTAAATCGAATCAAGAATTCCATAAAATCactaattcatctaaacagcattatctcttaagagttcatcttgtggggttggggatttggctcagtggtagagcgcttgcctagggaagctcaaggccctgggttggtccccagctccaaaaaaaaaaaaaaaaaaaaaaaaaaaaaaaaagagttcatcttgttggggttggggatttagctcagtggtagagcgcttgcctagcaagtgcaaggccctgggttcggttcccagctccaaaaaaaagaaaaaagaagaagaagaaaaaaaagagttcatcttgttgATCTGCAGAAAACTTATGCAACAGAGTGGCCTATCACCCAGGAAGTAATTACACCAGGATGTAGGCAGAGAGGGCCTCCCCATGCCCTATCACAGCATGCTAGATATATAAGGAATATAGCAATGACAAACATAGAAGGCACATCAATAGGACTtcagaagcaatcctgggatgaagcccctGAGACTCTGTACACCCATCACAGCTGACAAAATAGTGGGCCATTTCCAGGAAGCTCTCTTGTCCATGGCTGCTCCTGCACGGCAtctgctgcttctttctcttctatctcatgttgggggagaagcaggaaagggaTAAAAGGACAAAAGGGAGGATAATGGgatgaaaggggaggggagagtgaatGATTGTACCTATTTTTAGAATAGAATGCAACAAGTCTCAAATTggtatggatttttgtatatgaATAGAAatgtaagattatttttgttacagCATATTGTGTATGTGCTTCAAATCTTGTTTAAGGTCCTGTACTTATGTAATTCATTTACAAATATAATGTACAGTTCTAGTCCAATACTATTGTAAACTCTTTAGGATAATGGAGAAATACAAGTTAGTAGTCAAGCAGACAAATTACCAAATTTATAACCATGCCAGGTATAAGTTTAGTTAACTGCAGAAATAAGCTTTAGTTAGCCTCCTGTAGATGTTTTCAAAGTTAAGGGGATAGTAAGTAGCTAGAAACAAgcaatgtggggctggagagatggctcagattttaagagcactggctgttcttccagaggtcctgagttcaattccagcactcatatGGTGCTACCATCTATCTATactgtgatctgatgccctctgctggcatgtaggcatatatgcaagcaaagtGCTATCTATATAAATTAGAAATGAGCAATGTTAGCTTGTTTATCTGTATTTTAGATAGATAGGTGGTCCTCAAAATACGTCAAGACCTGAAGAATATGGCATTTGAGGTGTAATaaaagggggctggaaagatggctcagtggttaagagcacccgactactcttacagagatcccgagttcaattcccagcaaccacatggtggctcacaaccatctgtaaagagatccgatgccctcttctggtgtatctgaacacagctacagtgtacttacatataataaatgaataaaaaaaaaaaaaaaaaaaagagcactgactgctccctagaggtcctg
Proteins encoded in this window:
- the Spsb2 gene encoding SPRY domain-containing SOCS box protein 2; this encodes MGQTALARGSSSTPSSHALYSDLSPPEGLEELLSAPPPDLGAQRHHGWNPKDCSENIDVKEGGLCFERRPVAQSTDGVRGKRGYSRGLHAWEISWPLEQRGTHAVVGVATALAPLQADHYAALLGSNSESWGWDIGRGKLYHQSKGLEAPQYPAGPQGEQLVVPERLLVVLDMEEGTLGYSIGGTYLGPAFRGLKGRTLYPSVSAVWGQCQVRIRYLGERRAEEPQSLLHLSRLCVRHALGDTRLGQISSLPLPPAMKRYLLYK